One Anopheles marshallii chromosome 3, idAnoMarsDA_429_01, whole genome shotgun sequence genomic region harbors:
- the LOC128714390 gene encoding armadillo repeat-containing protein 8-like, with amino-acid sequence MEPFTCFMDVENSRSYIDELYSEENCKCQEAIVCLKNAVIGSNKKKGSIISQGIVPRLIALLCNAGKPLQLRIDAGIVLGSLAKGTESQVHSLMRFNTVDVLITIIFDPNTNERLMETCLGALQTIVQYPFAPLDLIHSDINNIKRLIQIASPRSSFACQMYVVNIFVPLCHSSHQQKNLCQADVIPFLARLMICDNTTLQVPALKCLAAMCFTNKSVSNIVHATYHADRSILDILTALLSRTRDVQVQLSASRCLTYLHRAGSLPAEDYRIVYKTLPCLARLCSDEFEEDTRATAAETLAYLAEIDSELQRLAAISNHLIVSLANLVKCPSVLSRQGAFRCFASLAANDEEIRKRIIEMDGLMEEVLSGLKDGCPEVRLSAVRCLHSLSRSVQLLRTTFQDHSVWRPLMDLLSGDPSLELQTVVTSTICNLLLEFSPAKEPMLESGAVEMLCELTKHPDPALRLNGSWALMNMAFQAEQHVKTKIINTLGTDRIFQLLGDRDERVIMKTLGLLRNLLSNTLHIETIMSEHSSEVLRAVSLVLDDPHPPEVKEQAIIIIGNITAGAQDEDYVLQDEKIVKKIRDFLVANDNKLQMGAVFVVRNLLDKSGRQHILRQWGFLENLEQLLHMTPQHSQFYEDIRDEILRFDYSEDH; translated from the exons ATGGAACCGTTCACTTGCTTCATG GATGTGGAAAACTCCCGCTCCTACATTGACGAGCTATACTCGGAGGAAAACTGCAAGTGTCAGGAAGCGATCGTCTGCCTCAAGAATGCCGTCATCGGTtcgaacaaaaagaaaggatcGATCATATCGCAGGGAATTGTGCCGCGTTTAATTGCTTTACTGTGCAACGCCGGGAAGCCGCTGCAGCTGCGTATCGATGCCGGCATTGTGCTCGGTTCGCTTGCCAAGGGTACCGAATCGCAGGTCCACTCCCTGATGCGCTTCAACACGGTCGACGTGCTGATAACGATCATCTTCGATCCCAACACGAACGAACGGCTGATGGAAACATGTCTGGGGGCACTGCAAACGATCGTGCAGTACCCTTTTGCACCGCTGGATTTAATTCATTCGGatatcaacaacatcaaacgTTTGATTC AAATTGCATCACCGAGAAGCAGCTTCGCGTGTCAGATGTATGTGGTAAACATTTTCGTTCCTCTCTGCCACTCCTCGCATCAACAGAAAAACCTATGCCAGGCGGATGTGATACCGTTTCTAGCGCGTCTCATGATCTGCGACAACACGACGCTGCAAGTACCTGCACTGAAATGTTTGGCAGCGATGTGCTTCACTAACAAGTCGGTGTCGAACATCGTTCACGCGACGTACCACGCTGATCGATCGATTCTGGACATTCTGACCGCATTGCTGTCCCGGACGCGTGACGTTCAGGTGCAGCTGTCTGCTAGCCGGTGTCTCACGTATTTACACCGTGCCGGTTCACTGCCGGCCGAGGACTATCGGATCGTTTACAAAACGTTACCCTGCCTGGCCCGGCTCTGTTCGGACGAGTTCGAGGAGGATACGCGTGCGACGGCCGCAGAAACGCTCGCCTATCTGGCCGAAATCGACTCCGAGCTGCAGCGGCTGGCCGCGATCAGCAATCACTTGATCGTGTCGCTAGCGAATCTGGTCAAATGCCCGTCGGTGTTGTCGAGACAGGGTGCTTTCCGCTGTTTTGCTTCTCTCGCGGCCAATGATGAAGAAATTAGAAAGCGCATTATAGAGATGGACGGTTTAATGGAGGAGGTGCTAAGTGGATTGAAGGATGGATGTCCGGAG GTTCGACTATCGGCGGTACGATGTCTTCATTCACTTTCTCGTTCGGTGCAACTACTTAGAACCACTTTTCAG GATCATTCGGTGTGGCGCCCGCTGATGGATTTGTTGTCCGGCGATCCGTCGCTTGAGTTGCAAACCGTTGTCACGTCGACGATATGCAATTTGCTGCTAGAATTCTCACCTGCCAAGGAACCAATGCTCGAATCCGGTGCTGTCGAGATGCTTTGTGAGCTTACCAAACATCCCGACCCAGCGCTTAGGCTAAACGGAAGTTGGGCATTGATGAATATGGCCTTTCAG GCCGAACAGcatgtgaaaacaaaaataatcaacacaCTAGGAACGGATAGGATATTTCAATTGCTGGGCGATCGGGATGAGCGTGTCATTATGAAAACGCTCGGTCTGTTGCGCAATTTGCTGAGCAATACTCTCCATATCGAAACGATCATGTCGGAACATTCGAGTGAAGTTTTGAGGGCG GTGAGTCTCGTGCTAGACGACCCACACCCACCGGAGGTAAAGGAGCAAGCTATAATAATCATAGGTAACATAACGGCGGGAGCACAGGATGAAGATTATGTGCTGCAGGATGAAAAAATTGTCAAAAAGATCAGGGATTTTTTG GTTGCCAACGACAATAAACTACAGATGGGTGCCGTGTTTGTCGTGCGAAACCTGTTAGATAAGAGCGGCCGGCAGCATATACTGCGACAATGGGGTTTTCTCGAAAATCTCGAACAGCTACTACACATGACACCGCAACACTCGCAGTTCTATGAGGA CATTCGGGATGAAATTTTAAGGTTTGACTACTCAGAAGACCATTGA
- the LOC128713995 gene encoding islet cell autoantigen 1, whose product MLKSEFQHQFWVTKKAVQRKLGSKEDENIVASDGELDSKIELFRSVAESCSKLYRIIDQYQERVCILAQEENSLGKFLREVSKESPTTGKMMSTTGKAISYCGQQRIAIRVPLLRLHHDVHTFKGRAIADTHHTIQLMEKERTEYRAALSWMKSVSIQLDPDTGRGLEKFRKAQRHVKSAKTKFDKYTLDCLEKIDLLAAARCNMFSHALVGYQNAILQFAKKTDETYRNTLKNLAKDPHYSFSILKELTQANPNEEEKDGASGEQQLVETQPDEVPADDDQMLFFKDDYMDDVGTKVAEQQNITKQNVLKDVALEIDALLSGVPELSAKDGPTTKSNQMQNDAGADLLGLSLNDEFSDFMSAPAPFLPSTLLTNCTLTDEGGFDFAASLSGCVEPMQQELQQHDLERIGTNGGKSSEKATDIFSTLLQSFSKQGHSTGTTGNNADTGLAAMKHGKLNNSNSSSSKSTGKDLSGWYQLFAELDPLSNPDAIPSKTDAPNNSMAA is encoded by the exons ATGCTAAAGTCCGAATTTCAGCACCAATTTTGGGTGACAAAGAAAGCGGTACAAAGGAAATTAG GCAGCAAGGAAGATGAAAACATTGTGGCATCCGATGGGGAGCTGGATTCGAAGATAGAACTTTTCCGTTCGGTGGCAGAAAGTTGCAGCAAACTGTACCGCATAATCGATCAGTATCAGGAACGTGTATGCATACTGGCGCAGGAGGAGAACTCATTGGGGAAATTTTTGCGCGAAGTTAGCAAGGAAAGTCCCACCACCGGCAAGATGATGTCCACCACCGGAAAAGCGATTTCATACTGTGGCCAGCAACGTATTGCCATTCGAGTCCCACTGCTGCGCCTACACCACGACGTACACACGTTCAAGGGACGGGCCATTGCCGACACACACCATACGATACAGCTGATGGAAAAGGAACGCACCGAGTACCGGGCGGCACTGAGCTGGATGAAGTCCGTCAGCATTCAGCTGGATCCCGACACTGGCCGagggttggaaaagtttcgcAAAGCCCAACGGCACGTCAAGTCAGCCAAAACCAAGTTCGACAAGTACACGCTggactgtttggagaag ATTGATCTTCTGGCAGCGGCAAGGTGCAATATGTTTTCGCATGCACTCGTAGGTTATCAGAATGCCATCCTGCAGTTTGCGAAAAAGACGGACGAAACCTACAGGAACACGCTCAAGAACTTAGCTAAAGATCCACACTATAGTTTCTCCATATTGAAGGAATTGACGCAAGCAAACCCCAACGAGGAAGAGAAGGATGGCGCATCCGGGGAGCAACAGCTTGTTGAAACCCAACCCGACGAAGTACCAGCCGATGACGATCAGATGCTATTCTTCAAG GACGATTACATGGATGACGTGGGGACAAAGGTGGCAGAGCAGCAGAAtatcaccaaacaaaacgtccTAAAGGACGTCGCATTAGAAATCGATGCGCTTCTTTCGGGTGTTCCGGAACTTAGTGCGAAGGATGGACCGACGACGAAATCGAACCAAATGCAGAATGACGCCGGGGCGGATCTGCTCGGTCTTAGCTTGAATGATGAGTTTTCCGACTTCATGTCGGCTCCGGCACCATTTTTGCCTTCGACGCTGCTGACGAACTGCACCCTTACCGACGAGGGTGGGTTTGATTTTGCCGCCAGCCTGTCCGGGTGTGTTGAACCGATGCAGCAAGAGCTTCAACAGCACGACCTGGAACGGATCGGCACGAACGGTGGTAAATCGTCCGAAAAAGCGACCGACATCTTTAGCACCTTGTTACAATCGTTTTCCAAGCAGGGACACTCCACTGGAACCACAGGAAACAATGCCGATACCGGTTTAGCTGCAATGAAACATGGCAAGTTGAAcaatagcaacagcagcagtagcaaatCAACGGGTAAAGATCTTAGCGGATGGTATCAACTATTTGCCGAACTAGATCCACTCTCCAATCCGGACGCAATACCGTCGAAAACGGATGCACCCAACAATAGTATGGCCGCTTGA
- the LOC128713750 gene encoding coatomer subunit epsilon, whose translation MNRNNEVSELIDVENAFYIGNYQTCINECNKLSKPSLEKDIFLYRSYIAQHKYRVVLDEIKSTNDTPLLALRYLAEYMSNSGRKEAIVSMFDEKFQGDINELHVVWIIVGAIVYCNEETYETAMKVLVGNFNLECLSLHMHCLLKMSRVDLAKQVATTMQEKDDDATLTQLSQAWLNIQIGGEKLQDAFFIFQDLCDKFSPTLLLLNGQAVCYIGQQKYDDAEQVLRECLNRDPNNYDTLINLLALSQQRDKNSSQFSRYLAQILDDHKGSSLVSAYNKRQAEFDRLVLQFGPSNTKPIDEIVA comes from the exons ATGAATCGAAACAACGAAGTGTCGGAACTGATCGATGTGGAAAATGCTTTCTACATCGGCAACTACCAGACGTGCATAAATGAGTGTAACAAATTATCG AAACCATCGCTCGAGAAGGATATCTTCCTGTACCGATCCTATATAGCGCAACACAAGTATCGAGTGGTGTTGGACGAAATCAAATCGACGAACGATACGCCGCTCCTTGCCTTGCGCTATCTAGCCGAGTACATGTCCAACAGTGGACGAAAGGAAGCGATCGTGtcgatgtttgacgaaaagtTCCAAGGAGATATCAACGAGCTGCACGTCGTGTGGATCATCGTTGGGGCTATCGTTTACTGCAACGAGGAAACGTACGAAACGGCTATGAA GGTACTGGTAGGAAATTTCAACCTCGAATGTCTTTCCCTGCATATGCACTGCTTGCTGAAAATGTCTCGAGTAGATCTGGCGAAACAGGTTGCCACAACGATGCAGGAAAAGGACGATGATGCCACACTGACGCAGCTGTCTCAAGCATGGCTTAACATTCAAATT GGCGGAGAAAAGCTTCAGGATGCATTCTTCATCTTTCAAGATCTGTGCGATAAGTTTTCGCccacgctgctgctgctgaacggTCAAGCCGTGTGCTACATCGGACAGCAAAAGTATGACGATGCGGAGCAGGTACTGCGCGAATGCTTAAACCGTGATCCCAACAATTATGACACGCTGATCAACCTGCTGGCACTGTCTCAGCAGCGGGACAAAAACAGCAGCCAGTTCAGTCGCTACCTAGCCCAAATACTGGACGACCATAAGGGCAGCAGCTTGGTGTCGGCATACAACAAAAGGCAGGCCGAGTTTGATCGACTGGTGCTACAATTTGGTCCATCCAATACCAAACCGATCGATGAAATAGTCGCTTAA